The Candidatus Desulfatibia profunda genome has a segment encoding these proteins:
- a CDS encoding DUF4445 domain-containing protein — MSNHRVLFLPHNKKVDIPHGQNLIRAAMEAGVHINASCGGEGVCGKCRVLIEDGSVEGGISARLSKEDQKKGYRQACLSEVRSDLVVRIPIESEIDAGVLNLQSTPRRTARIQEMNLEELKEKGLFMPPVEKKYIHLPEPSHQDNLPDVTRLVSYLQLKQNEHRLVVELPVIRKIPELLRQDGFRVTATLARPVQTGRKTHIINIQPGDTTDRNYAIALDIGTTTVYAQLIDLISGNVLAQFGEYNGQISYGEDVISRIVYAEKPGGLEKLSEAVLNTINTLIRKLVRKAKIDVDEINSINLAGNTTMTQLLLKVNPKYIRRSPYVPASTLYPPIKAVDIGMELADHATALFYPAVSSYVGGDIVAGVMGSGMYRTEKLTLFMDIGTNAEIVIGNKDWLACAACSAGPAFEGGGIEFGMRAARGAIEDFSLDPFTYEPMNITIGNVRPKGICGSGLIIMVATLFEMGMIDNQGKFNRDLDTPRLRKTEVGYEYVVAWKDETQIDRDIVLTEADIDNFIRAKGALYSGCLTLLEEVGLSIGDIDRIFLAGGFGSYVDLEKAMVVGLLPEIDLDKVAFVGNGSLMGAKMAALTNRIRKDVVEVTRKMTNFELSETASYMDNYVAALFLPHTDINQFPKLKARLDARRALLKQKSG; from the coding sequence ATGAGCAACCATCGTGTTTTGTTTTTGCCCCACAATAAAAAAGTAGATATTCCGCACGGACAAAATCTGATCCGGGCCGCCATGGAAGCGGGCGTTCATATCAATGCCTCCTGTGGCGGCGAAGGCGTCTGCGGCAAATGCCGGGTTCTGATCGAAGACGGCAGTGTCGAGGGGGGCATCAGCGCCAGGTTGTCCAAAGAGGACCAGAAAAAAGGCTACCGGCAGGCCTGCCTGTCCGAGGTCAGAAGCGATCTTGTGGTGCGAATTCCCATAGAATCTGAGATCGATGCCGGTGTTTTGAACCTGCAAAGCACCCCCCGGCGGACCGCCCGGATCCAGGAAATGAATCTTGAGGAGTTGAAAGAAAAAGGCCTTTTTATGCCGCCGGTCGAAAAAAAATACATCCATCTCCCCGAACCCAGCCACCAGGACAACCTGCCGGACGTCACCAGATTGGTCAGTTATCTGCAGCTCAAGCAAAACGAGCATCGTCTGGTGGTAGAACTTCCGGTGATCCGCAAAATCCCGGAGCTTTTAAGACAGGACGGTTTTAGGGTCACGGCAACCCTGGCCCGACCGGTCCAGACCGGCCGCAAGACCCATATCATCAACATTCAGCCGGGGGACACTACCGATCGCAATTATGCCATTGCCTTGGATATTGGCACAACCACCGTTTATGCCCAGTTAATCGACTTGATCAGCGGTAATGTCCTGGCCCAGTTTGGAGAATATAACGGGCAAATCAGCTACGGCGAGGACGTCATCAGCCGGATTGTCTATGCGGAAAAACCCGGGGGATTGGAAAAACTGAGTGAGGCGGTCCTCAACACAATCAACACCTTAATCCGCAAGCTCGTTCGCAAAGCTAAAATCGACGTCGACGAAATTAACTCAATAAATCTGGCGGGCAATACAACCATGACCCAGCTTTTGCTGAAGGTCAATCCAAAATATATCCGGCGCTCACCGTATGTGCCGGCCTCAACCCTGTATCCGCCCATCAAGGCCGTCGATATCGGCATGGAGTTGGCAGATCACGCGACCGCCCTGTTTTATCCGGCCGTGTCGAGTTATGTGGGCGGAGATATTGTTGCCGGTGTCATGGGCTCCGGAATGTATCGCACTGAGAAACTGACGTTGTTTATGGATATCGGCACCAATGCCGAAATTGTGATCGGCAATAAAGACTGGCTGGCGTGTGCGGCCTGCAGTGCCGGGCCTGCCTTTGAAGGCGGCGGCATTGAGTTCGGCATGCGAGCCGCCAGAGGCGCCATCGAAGATTTTTCACTGGATCCCTTTACCTATGAACCCATGAATATCACCATCGGCAATGTAAGACCCAAAGGTATCTGCGGCTCCGGGCTGATTATCATGGTCGCAACCCTGTTTGAAATGGGAATGATCGATAACCAGGGAAAATTCAACCGGGACCTGGATACACCCCGCCTTCGGAAAACCGAGGTCGGTTATGAATATGTGGTCGCCTGGAAGGATGAAACTCAGATCGACCGGGATATCGTCCTCACCGAAGCGGATATCGACAATTTCATCCGCGCCAAGGGTGCTTTGTACAGTGGTTGTCTGACGCTTCTTGAAGAAGTCGGACTGTCTATCGGCGATATTGATCGTATTTTCCTGGCAGGCGGGTTCGGCAGTTATGTGGATCTGGAAAAAGCCATGGTGGTCGGCCTGCTGCCCGAAATCGATCTCGATAAGGTTGCGTTTGTCGGCAACGGTTCCCTGATGGGCGCAAAAATGGCGGCCTTGACGAACCGCATCCGCAAGGATGTGGTGGAAGTCACCCGCAAAATGACCAACTTCGAACTTTCAGAAACGGCATCTTATATGGACAATTACGTGGCAGCGCTTTTTTTGCCCCACACCGACATCAACCAGTTTCCCAAACTGAAAGCGCGCCTTGATGCCCGCAGAGCCCTATTAAAACAAAAATCCGGATAA
- a CDS encoding acetyl-CoA decarbonylase/synthase complex subunit delta, which translates to MGLNIFKESYTGKIKEITLGKGAKAVTVGGETCYPFYQFEGKMPRKPVVAMEVWDMKPQAWPEALLVHYKDVVSDPAAWAKKCVDEFGAELIALQLKSTDPNDKDASPEEAAATVKKVLKAIDVPLIVWGTGNVEKDGEVLKKVAEETMGQNLILGPVEDKNHKGIGAAAMGYGHTVISSSPIDVNLAKQINILLENLGLPAERMIIDPTTGGLGYGLEYTYSVMERLGMAALSQGDDKLQLPVINNLANEIWKCKEAGQTAAEAPTLGDPEKRGILMEAVGAVIYLLAGSNVLFMRHPEAIRLARAFIDLALAGGSAVDVAPIVKKLADADIDYAALAPEPDLTIEGEPAKAPPAKKAAPKVEKKEEPKKKAEPKKAEPKKAKKEIAEEEAKAEDEAEAKAKADAEAKAKAEADAKKKAEADAKAKAEADAKKKAEVDAKAKADAEAKKKADADAKTKAEAEAKAKQATEEQAARDQRAKERDERTAQLKAAPAAEVPMTPAAVQKSQMNKILDRLNRTHKKT; encoded by the coding sequence TTGGGTTTAAACATATTTAAAGAATCCTATACGGGCAAAATAAAAGAAATTACGCTCGGTAAAGGCGCCAAAGCCGTTACCGTCGGTGGGGAAACCTGCTATCCTTTTTACCAGTTTGAAGGTAAAATGCCCCGCAAGCCCGTAGTCGCGATGGAAGTATGGGACATGAAACCGCAGGCGTGGCCGGAGGCTCTACTAGTCCATTACAAGGATGTGGTTTCAGATCCGGCTGCTTGGGCCAAAAAGTGCGTGGATGAATTCGGGGCCGAATTGATTGCGCTTCAACTCAAGAGCACCGATCCCAACGACAAAGATGCCAGCCCTGAAGAGGCCGCCGCAACCGTCAAAAAAGTCCTCAAAGCCATCGATGTTCCCCTGATTGTCTGGGGGACCGGAAACGTCGAAAAGGACGGGGAGGTCTTAAAGAAAGTTGCCGAAGAAACGATGGGCCAGAATCTGATCCTGGGCCCCGTGGAGGATAAAAACCACAAAGGTATCGGTGCTGCTGCCATGGGATATGGCCATACGGTGATTTCATCCTCGCCCATTGACGTGAATCTGGCCAAGCAGATCAATATTCTGCTTGAAAACCTGGGATTGCCCGCGGAGCGCATGATCATCGATCCCACCACCGGCGGGCTGGGTTACGGCCTGGAATATACCTATTCCGTCATGGAACGACTCGGCATGGCGGCCCTGAGCCAGGGTGACGACAAGCTGCAGCTTCCGGTTATCAACAACTTGGCCAACGAAATCTGGAAGTGCAAGGAAGCCGGGCAAACCGCTGCCGAAGCGCCGACCCTTGGTGATCCGGAAAAACGCGGAATCCTGATGGAAGCCGTAGGTGCCGTTATTTACCTGCTGGCCGGTTCCAATGTTCTGTTTATGAGACATCCGGAGGCCATTCGGCTGGCCAGAGCATTTATCGATCTGGCACTTGCGGGCGGGTCAGCGGTTGATGTCGCACCGATTGTCAAAAAGTTAGCTGATGCGGATATTGATTATGCCGCCCTTGCTCCGGAGCCTGACCTGACCATCGAAGGGGAGCCGGCCAAGGCACCTCCGGCGAAAAAGGCTGCACCCAAGGTCGAAAAGAAGGAGGAGCCCAAAAAGAAAGCCGAACCCAAGAAAGCCGAGCCCAAGAAAGCCAAAAAAGAAATAGCCGAAGAAGAGGCCAAGGCCGAAGACGAGGCCGAAGCCAAAGCCAAGGCCGATGCCGAGGCCAAGGCCAAAGCCGAAGCCGATGCCAAGAAAAAAGCCGAGGCCGATGCCAAGGCCAAAGCCGAAGCCGATGCCAAGAAAAAGGCCGAAGTGGATGCCAAGGCCAAGGCCGATGCCGAGGCCAAGAAAAAAGCCGATGCCGATGCCAAGACCAAAGCCGAAGCCGAAGCCAAGGCCAAACAAGCGACTGAAGAACAAGCTGCTCGCGACCAGCGCGCCAAGGAGCGTGACGAGCGTACAGCCCAACTCAAAGCTGCTCCGGCCGCCGAAGTTCCCATGACGCCGGCGGCCGTGCAGAAATCCCAGATGAATAAAATTTTAGACCGGTTGAATCGGACACACAAAAAAACTTGA